A stretch of Myroides oncorhynchi DNA encodes these proteins:
- a CDS encoding DUF3853 family protein encodes MYISELKEKPVWQMTGEELLQLLQTVSIKDFKELNTSQETQQSTKRYVYGIRGIADLLGCSITTANKIKKEGHIKKAIIQRGRKIIVDADLALELFAKK; translated from the coding sequence ATGTATATAAGCGAATTAAAAGAAAAGCCAGTTTGGCAAATGACAGGAGAAGAACTATTACAGTTATTACAAACAGTATCTATAAAGGATTTTAAAGAACTCAATACTTCGCAAGAAACGCAACAATCTACAAAGCGTTATGTTTACGGAATACGTGGTATAGCAGACCTACTTGGGTGCAGTATTACCACTGCTAATAAAATCAAGAAAGAAGGTCATATTAAAAAAGCGATTATCCAAAGAGGTAGAAAAATTATAGTCGATGCTGACTTGGCATTAGAACTATTCGCTAAAAAATAA
- a CDS encoding primase-helicase family protein, with translation MSLDIPYIRVGTAYFKIIEKPLISGDKVKVMVRWTRETIVSDHGKSYLENVLKLDGFCCIPDHLNYQPIVENFFNTYNELNMKPIEEDFNLKELEQLIPNSLHFIKHIFGSEQYEYGLDYLKLLYEKPTQTLPILCLVSKERATGKSSFIKWLKNIFGLNMTYIKGDSFGSQFNADWASMLLVAIDEVFFDKKEITERLKYLSTTDKDKVEAKGKDRQEIEFFAKFILCSNNEDDFIQIDEEEIRFWIRKIKPIESEDVHFIKKLTSEVPYFIKYLLLRPYYTTQQTRMWFTPKQILTASLLKLISKNKIEISVLELLNLCFEKVDEDEICVAPNDLLLLLRKTNPKLIISASEIRKILKKWDFEPQNNTKSYQGIELLSHGEFVKIERRGRYYIIKKDLFYKIFDAMMQE, from the coding sequence ATGAGCTTAGATATACCCTATATCCGAGTAGGAACTGCTTACTTTAAAATCATCGAAAAACCTTTGATATCTGGCGATAAAGTTAAAGTAATGGTGCGTTGGACTCGTGAAACGATTGTATCAGATCACGGAAAGTCCTACTTAGAAAACGTCTTAAAATTAGATGGCTTTTGCTGTATTCCAGACCATCTTAACTATCAACCAATCGTAGAAAACTTTTTTAATACCTATAATGAATTAAATATGAAACCAATAGAAGAAGATTTTAACTTAAAAGAATTAGAACAATTGATTCCAAACTCACTACACTTTATAAAACACATATTTGGAAGTGAACAATACGAATATGGTTTAGACTATCTAAAGCTATTGTATGAGAAGCCAACGCAAACCTTACCAATATTGTGTCTTGTTAGTAAAGAACGTGCAACAGGAAAAAGCTCTTTTATCAAATGGCTTAAAAATATCTTTGGACTTAATATGACTTATATTAAAGGAGATTCTTTTGGTTCTCAATTTAACGCTGATTGGGCAAGTATGCTATTAGTTGCCATAGATGAAGTATTCTTTGATAAGAAAGAGATTACAGAGCGTTTAAAGTACCTTTCTACTACTGACAAAGACAAAGTTGAAGCAAAGGGAAAAGACAGACAGGAAATAGAGTTTTTCGCCAAGTTTATTCTTTGCTCTAACAATGAGGATGATTTCATTCAAATAGACGAAGAAGAAATACGTTTTTGGATTCGAAAGATTAAACCTATTGAATCAGAAGACGTTCACTTTATCAAGAAGCTAACAAGTGAAGTTCCTTATTTTATCAAATACTTACTTCTACGACCTTATTACACCACGCAACAAACCCGAATGTGGTTTACACCTAAACAGATACTTACAGCTTCTCTTTTAAAGCTAATTAGTAAAAACAAAATAGAGATTTCAGTTTTAGAACTTTTAAACCTGTGCTTCGAAAAGGTTGACGAGGATGAAATTTGCGTAGCTCCCAATGATTTACTCTTGTTATTACGCAAGACAAACCCAAAACTAATTATATCTGCTAGTGAAATAAGAAAGATTTTAAAGAAATGGGATTTTGAACCACAAAACAACACAAAATCTTATCAAGGAATAGAGCTTTTATCTCATGGAGAATTTGTTAAAATAGAACGTAGAGGACGTTACTACATCATTAAAAAAGATTTATTCTATAAAATATTTGATGCAATGATGCAAGAATAG
- a CDS encoding toprim domain-containing protein: MNCESAKQISLTDLLKKLGHTPTKIMRVDWWYLSPFRTEKTASFKVNIDKNVFYDHSAGFGGTTLDFVMKYNNCDIKSALELLKNDSFSFHQPIIVSSNIIQEPTYTIQAIKPLTHPNLIQYITERNLSLKMAQTYCKEVHYTLNNKSYYAVGFPNTTINGFELRNVYIKMCLGKKAVTYFDNKSKHIVLFESWSDYISFLTLYPNAEKQYDYLILNSVSMLNNTIIKTPNNYLYKCTNGELYKCINVQMDKSINNTLYKELKYESIICCFDNDKAGESAFQKVAQTYTNVVDGRKLYENHKDLNDYLLTINRNDLT, from the coding sequence ATGAATTGTGAATCAGCTAAACAAATTAGCCTAACAGACTTACTTAAAAAGTTAGGTCATACCCCAACCAAAATAATGAGAGTTGATTGGTGGTATCTCAGTCCATTTAGAACTGAAAAAACAGCATCATTTAAAGTGAATATTGATAAAAACGTGTTTTATGACCATTCTGCTGGTTTTGGTGGAACAACACTTGATTTTGTGATGAAGTACAATAATTGCGATATTAAATCAGCTTTAGAATTGCTCAAAAACGATTCTTTTTCTTTTCATCAGCCAATTATTGTGAGTTCTAACATTATTCAAGAACCAACATATACAATTCAAGCGATTAAGCCATTAACACATCCAAACTTGATACAATATATCACTGAGCGTAATCTTAGCCTTAAAATGGCTCAAACTTATTGTAAGGAAGTACACTATACTCTAAACAACAAATCATATTACGCTGTTGGTTTTCCCAATACCACCATAAATGGTTTCGAACTAAGAAACGTGTATATAAAAATGTGTCTTGGAAAAAAGGCAGTAACCTACTTTGATAACAAAAGTAAACATATTGTCTTGTTTGAATCTTGGAGTGATTACATCAGCTTTTTAACCCTTTATCCAAATGCAGAAAAGCAATATGATTATTTGATTCTTAATTCCGTATCAATGTTGAATAATACAATAATTAAAACACCAAATAATTATTTGTACAAATGTACAAATGGGGAATTGTATAAATGTATCAATGTACAAATGGATAAAAGTATCAATAATACTTTGTACAAAGAATTAAAGTATGAAAGTATTATTTGTTGTTTCGACAATGATAAAGCTGGAGAAAGTGCCTTTCAAAAAGTAGCTCAGACCTATACAAACGTTGTTGATGGACGAAAACTGTACGAGAATCACAAAGATTTGAATGATTATTTACTAACTATTAACCGCAATGATTTGACGTGA
- a CDS encoding plasmid mobilization protein — protein sequence MKKTKKIEFRVTLTEALIIKNKAEKVGCSVSEYIRNTALEYSLAYKLTPEEIEVYKLLNKYADNFRRISNLFKLGDTTGVKEHTIETANLIRTHLQKLL from the coding sequence ATGAAAAAAACAAAGAAGATAGAATTTAGAGTTACCCTTACAGAAGCTCTAATCATAAAAAACAAAGCAGAAAAAGTGGGTTGTAGCGTTTCAGAATACATCCGAAACACCGCACTTGAATATTCTTTAGCGTATAAATTAACTCCTGAAGAAATTGAAGTTTATAAATTACTGAACAAATACGCTGATAATTTTAGGCGAATAAGCAACCTTTTTAAGCTTGGTGATACAACAGGAGTTAAAGAACACACTATTGAAACAGCTAATCTAATTCGGACTCACTTACAAAAACTACTGTAA
- a CDS encoding relaxase/mobilization nuclease domain-containing protein: protein MIAKAKSCVGGTALFNYVIDDKKGYELLRNNLSGDTPKDMFQTMQILQNQNSRCKNNTISAVISPTIVDSQKMSDRDLRALAVEFLLGLQIDPTKAQFIAFVHTEKEHKHIHIIANRIDENGKALKDNYIGFEAQRVAHEIALKYGWTSIRQENENKKQRANNTNLIAKNTIKTAHREVLRQEPKDLQQYIRLMLEKDIEVKPTINKQGNIQGYRFIHLPTNTNLKASEVDRNMKLNDLFKNTASTESKNEVEKLLTKQEAIEPQMQNWKTDVSVLFSLLSAFQLSGNDEDDEQKKRKRRALKR from the coding sequence ATGATAGCTAAAGCAAAATCTTGTGTTGGTGGCACAGCATTATTCAATTACGTAATTGATGATAAAAAGGGATATGAGCTATTAAGAAACAATCTTTCGGGGGATACTCCGAAAGATATGTTTCAAACGATGCAGATACTACAAAATCAAAACAGCAGATGTAAAAACAACACAATATCGGCTGTTATATCTCCAACTATTGTAGATAGTCAAAAGATGAGCGATAGAGATTTACGAGCATTAGCCGTTGAGTTTTTACTTGGTTTACAAATCGATCCTACCAAAGCTCAATTCATTGCTTTTGTTCATACAGAAAAAGAGCATAAACATATTCATATCATCGCCAATCGCATAGATGAAAATGGCAAAGCTCTAAAAGATAATTACATTGGTTTTGAAGCTCAAAGAGTTGCTCACGAAATAGCACTTAAATACGGTTGGACGTCTATAAGACAAGAAAACGAGAATAAGAAACAAAGAGCTAACAACACAAACTTAATAGCTAAAAACACTATCAAAACAGCTCATAGGGAAGTTTTAAGACAGGAACCAAAAGATTTACAACAATACATTCGATTAATGCTTGAAAAAGATATTGAGGTTAAACCAACTATTAATAAACAGGGGAATATTCAAGGATATCGCTTTATTCATTTACCAACTAATACAAACCTAAAAGCAAGTGAAGTTGACCGAAATATGAAGTTGAATGATTTATTTAAAAATACAGCAAGCACAGAGTCAAAGAATGAAGTAGAAAAACTATTAACTAAGCAAGAAGCAATCGAACCACAAATGCAGAATTGGAAAACAGATGTGTCTGTTTTATTTAGTTTGTTATCTGCTTTTCAACTTAGTGGTAACGATGAAGATGATGAACAAAAAAAACGTAAACGAAGAGCACTAAAAAGATAA
- a CDS encoding AadS family aminoglycoside 6-adenylyltransferase: protein MKVREEKLRTIIEWSEKNEDVRVLLLTSSLVNPLALVDEFSDLDIEFVFEDNTNYISDKSWTLKFGNPIAMIEEDESCFNHKHAMKMLLYEDGVKVDFKLYSKSKFIKETQEKELPEDWDIGYKILIDKDGITKQMLKPTYQISIIKKPSEKEFQNLINDFWWDTTYVAKCLVRDEIFYAKFMSETVIRTEYLIPLIEWHIASEHNWNITTNKYGRLFKKYLNQEMWAKTEQTFSGSNIKENWTALFSMTDLVSEIGTELSKKLEYKYPDKLENDIRKYLAGLKPKT, encoded by the coding sequence ATGAAAGTCAGAGAAGAAAAGTTAAGAACAATTATAGAATGGTCGGAGAAAAACGAAGATGTAAGAGTTCTTCTTCTGACAAGTTCACTTGTAAATCCTTTAGCACTTGTTGACGAATTTAGTGATTTAGACATTGAATTTGTTTTTGAGGATAATACAAATTACATTTCAGACAAAAGCTGGACGCTTAAATTCGGAAATCCAATTGCTATGATTGAAGAAGACGAAAGTTGTTTTAACCATAAACACGCAATGAAAATGCTACTTTATGAAGACGGTGTGAAAGTAGATTTTAAACTTTACAGCAAATCAAAATTTATAAAGGAAACGCAAGAGAAAGAATTACCAGAAGATTGGGATATTGGTTATAAAATTTTAATTGATAAAGATGGTATTACAAAGCAAATGCTGAAACCAACTTATCAAATTTCCATTATCAAAAAACCGTCTGAAAAAGAGTTTCAAAATCTAATAAACGATTTTTGGTGGGACACAACTTACGTGGCAAAGTGTCTTGTGAGAGATGAAATATTCTATGCGAAATTTATGTCGGAAACCGTTATTCGCACAGAATATTTAATTCCTTTAATTGAATGGCACATTGCAAGTGAACACAATTGGAACATAACGACCAATAAATATGGACGACTTTTCAAAAAGTATCTTAACCAGGAAATGTGGGCTAAAACAGAACAAACATTTTCAGGGAGCAATATAAAGGAAAATTGGACTGCTCTATTTTCAATGACTGATTTAGTTTCAGAAATAGGAACTGAATTGTCAAAAAAATTAGAGTACAAATACCCGGATAAATTAGAAAATGACATACGAAAATATTTAGCTGGACTAAAACCCAAAACATAA
- the lnu(I) gene encoding lincosamide nucleotidyltransferase Lnu(I), with translation MTQLQMIDKTKSIAQNDKNISAVFMYGSFTKNEGDKYSDIEFYIFLKDKENFSAENWVSQIHPLALYFTNEYGSEVAIFENMIRGEFHFLTNDQMEVIKSWDGLVEFSDFDKMILVDKEDLLTNTLKEIKTKVPDRTTNENILWLSQSLLNVLLTTSNLIKRQEFAHAYQSLSNVQKYLLWLIRIETYQTKHWESPTKSLEKDIDPDWYSLFQETTSELDPTDIKTAFKKTLTLTEKLFDNLGVEAKLKGVLRRIE, from the coding sequence ATGACACAGTTACAAATGATTGACAAAACAAAGTCAATAGCTCAAAATGATAAAAATATTTCTGCCGTATTTATGTACGGGTCATTTACCAAAAATGAAGGGGACAAATATTCAGATATTGAATTCTACATCTTCTTGAAGGATAAAGAAAATTTTTCCGCTGAAAATTGGGTAAGCCAAATTCATCCTTTGGCATTATATTTTACCAACGAGTATGGAAGTGAAGTTGCCATTTTTGAAAATATGATAAGGGGGGAGTTTCATTTTTTGACAAACGACCAAATGGAAGTTATCAAATCGTGGGACGGTTTGGTAGAGTTTAGCGACTTTGACAAGATGATTTTAGTAGATAAAGAAGATTTATTGACTAACACGCTCAAAGAAATAAAAACTAAAGTACCTGATCGAACAACAAATGAAAATATCCTGTGGTTGAGCCAATCATTGTTGAATGTTTTACTTACAACAAGCAACTTAATTAAACGACAGGAATTTGCTCACGCTTACCAAAGCTTATCAAATGTTCAAAAATATTTACTTTGGTTAATAAGAATTGAAACATACCAAACCAAACATTGGGAAAGTCCAACAAAAAGCTTGGAAAAAGACATAGACCCAGATTGGTATTCGTTATTTCAGGAGACAACATCAGAATTAGATCCGACAGATATTAAAACAGCTTTCAAGAAGACATTAACATTGACTGAAAAACTTTTTGATAATCTTGGAGTTGAAGCAAAATTAAAGGGGGTATTAAGGAGAATTGAATAA
- a CDS encoding aminoglycoside phosphotransferase family protein has product MIETLIKILQEKYLVKTNIISKQQGGWASLAYKIEDKNGHFYFLKVYEKSRKSTSYLTKHIDIYLPIADWLDDQTSLKGKIIRLIKTQSENFKCEDENYVCILFDYIDGETVGEQNLTEEQVIQLAETVAQLHNLEDFPFDIKQISETFHLPFISTLSEWIEKNFDHLKVDIKEVLKPNISTIKSQINEWNNLSKVLKEQHLKFCLCHTDIHHWNIITNKQHLYLLDWEGIKFAPPEADIFSIYQQPYFNSFMKKYCELNPDYQINDTVLRYYQISRKLQDIFEFIEQLQFDELNQEEYKINLNYLKKEVDTITG; this is encoded by the coding sequence ATGATTGAAACATTGATAAAAATATTGCAAGAAAAATATCTTGTCAAAACAAACATAATTTCTAAACAGCAAGGTGGTTGGGCGTCTTTGGCTTACAAAATAGAAGACAAAAACGGACATTTTTACTTTTTGAAAGTTTATGAGAAAAGTAGAAAATCAACATCTTATTTAACGAAACACATAGATATTTATCTTCCAATTGCGGACTGGCTTGATGACCAAACTTCACTTAAAGGAAAAATAATTCGATTGATTAAAACGCAATCTGAAAATTTTAAGTGTGAGGATGAAAATTATGTGTGCATTTTGTTTGATTACATTGATGGAGAAACGGTTGGAGAACAAAATTTAACAGAAGAACAAGTAATACAATTAGCCGAAACTGTTGCTCAATTACATAATTTAGAAGATTTTCCTTTTGACATCAAGCAGATTTCTGAAACATTCCATCTTCCGTTCATTTCCACATTAAGTGAATGGATAGAGAAAAACTTTGACCACTTAAAAGTTGACATCAAAGAGGTATTGAAACCTAATATTTCAACTATCAAAAGTCAAATCAACGAATGGAACAACTTGTCTAAAGTATTAAAAGAACAGCATTTGAAATTCTGTTTATGCCATACAGACATTCATCATTGGAATATTATTACAAATAAACAGCACTTATATCTTTTAGATTGGGAAGGAATAAAATTTGCACCACCCGAAGCTGATATTTTTAGCATTTATCAACAACCTTATTTCAATTCGTTCATGAAAAAATATTGTGAACTCAATCCCGATTATCAAATAAACGATACTGTTTTACGGTATTATCAAATAAGCCGAAAACTTCAGGATATTTTTGAATTCATAGAACAATTACAATTTGACGAACTTAATCAAGAAGAATACAAAATCAATTTAAACTACCTGAAAAAAGAAGTTGATACGATAACAGGCTAA
- a CDS encoding pentapeptide repeat-containing protein, giving the protein MTNEIITHENKEFKNVDYSGKTLRNREFFKCKFISCIFVKSDLRGNSFEECTFQDCNFSMTEIEGTGFRNASFIGSKILGIDFTRCNNFAFSFRFENCIMDYCTFFGTKLKNTHFVKCSLKEADFTESDLSSAVFNDTDLTGTRFLNTILEKADFRNAKNFAIDPEFNKLKKAKFSAFQLEGLLYKYQLIIS; this is encoded by the coding sequence ATGACAAATGAAATAATAACTCACGAGAACAAAGAATTTAAAAATGTTGATTATTCTGGAAAAACATTAAGAAATAGAGAATTTTTTAAATGTAAGTTTATATCGTGCATTTTCGTAAAAAGTGACTTGAGAGGAAATAGTTTTGAAGAATGCACTTTTCAGGACTGTAACTTTTCAATGACAGAAATAGAAGGAACGGGTTTTAGAAACGCAAGCTTTATAGGAAGCAAAATTCTTGGAATTGATTTTACAAGATGCAACAATTTTGCATTTTCTTTCAGATTTGAGAATTGTATTATGGATTATTGTACATTTTTTGGGACAAAGTTAAAGAATACGCACTTTGTAAAATGTTCTCTTAAAGAAGCAGATTTTACTGAATCGGATTTATCTTCAGCAGTTTTTAATGACACAGACCTTACAGGAACGAGGTTTTTAAATACTATACTTGAAAAGGCGGACTTTAGAAATGCAAAAAACTTCGCTATTGACCCTGAATTTAACAAACTTAAAAAAGCAAAATTTTCTGCATTTCAACTAGAAGGATTGCTATATAAATATCAATTGATTATTTCTTGA
- the ere(D) gene encoding EreD family erythromycin esterase, with protein MKNIKPLTFPFNSENNTSIKQSLFRFREYFDSSTIVGLGENAHFIKEFFTFRHQVIEFLVTECDFDTLAFEFGFSEGLEVDKWIKSQIPFDDLDKLLSHFYYPNEFKDTLLWLRRYNQDNNNQITFLGVDIPKNGGSYFPNFRIVSDYLQRLSIVSSDVLQKILNLAEKFDFYSTSQLALNLSLFDEAEHNELKALLLKVYIRLITLQPKLESLEFQSIVHQVKGLIYMNYNADAMESFITERGIEGDMGAKDQYMAESIDWFLKNSLGKKIILVAHNAHIQKTPVDFDGFISCYPMGQRLSMTFGEKYKAFAITNLRGETAALYPDNDYQFGFRVDKFPLDFPESDSVEFIMQEFGGKECCLLMNRSTELKNCNKIRFDSMCLKTEIEEAFDGIFLIEKSTVSEVVD; from the coding sequence ATGAAAAATATAAAACCCTTAACTTTTCCGTTTAATTCGGAAAATAATACATCCATAAAACAAAGTCTTTTTCGATTTCGAGAATATTTTGATTCTTCTACAATTGTTGGTTTAGGCGAAAACGCACATTTCATAAAAGAGTTTTTTACATTCAGGCATCAAGTTATTGAGTTTTTAGTAACTGAATGTGATTTTGACACCTTGGCATTTGAGTTTGGTTTTTCTGAAGGATTAGAAGTTGATAAGTGGATAAAATCACAAATTCCATTCGACGATTTGGATAAGTTACTGTCACACTTTTATTATCCAAATGAGTTTAAAGATACTTTGCTATGGCTTCGTCGGTATAATCAAGACAATAATAATCAAATTACCTTTTTAGGTGTGGATATTCCTAAAAATGGAGGTTCTTATTTTCCAAACTTTCGTATTGTATCTGATTATTTGCAAAGACTTTCAATCGTTTCTTCTGATGTCTTACAGAAGATTTTAAATCTTGCTGAGAAATTTGATTTCTATTCGACTTCTCAGCTTGCGTTAAATTTATCGCTTTTTGATGAAGCTGAACATAATGAATTAAAAGCATTGCTATTAAAAGTTTACATTCGTTTGATTACTCTTCAACCAAAATTAGAAAGTTTAGAATTTCAATCGATAGTTCATCAAGTTAAAGGCTTGATTTATATGAATTATAATGCTGATGCTATGGAAAGTTTCATTACTGAAAGGGGAATTGAAGGAGATATGGGAGCAAAAGACCAGTATATGGCAGAAAGCATTGATTGGTTTTTGAAAAATTCACTTGGTAAAAAGATTATTTTGGTTGCCCACAATGCTCACATTCAAAAAACTCCGGTAGATTTTGATGGATTTATTAGTTGTTATCCAATGGGGCAAAGACTTTCGATGACTTTTGGAGAAAAATATAAAGCATTTGCAATAACTAATCTACGTGGAGAAACTGCGGCATTGTATCCTGATAATGATTATCAATTTGGCTTTAGGGTTGATAAATTTCCACTTGATTTTCCAGAGTCGGATTCTGTTGAATTTATTATGCAAGAATTTGGAGGAAAAGAATGCTGTTTACTAATGAACAGAAGTACGGAATTAAAAAATTGTAATAAGATTCGATTTGATTCGATGTGCCTAAAAACTGAAATAGAAGAAGCTTTTGACGGAATTTTTCTAATAGAAAAATCAACTGTTTCAGAAGTAGTGGATTGA
- the erm(F) gene encoding 23S rRNA (adenine(2058)-N(6))-methyltransferase Erm(F) yields MTKKKLPVRFTGQHFTIDKVLIKDAIRQANISNQDTVLDIGAGKGFFTVHLLKIANNVVAIENDTALVEHLRKLFSDARNVQVVGCDFRNFAVPKFPFKVVSNIPYGITSDIFKILMFESLGNFLGGSIILQLEPTQKLFSRKLYNPYTVFYHTFFDLKLVYEVGPESFLPPPTVKSALLNIKRKHLFFDFKFKAKYLAFISCLLEKPDLSVKTALKSIFRKSQVRSISEKFGLNLNAQIVCLSPSQWVNCFLEMLEVVPEKFHPS; encoded by the coding sequence ATGACAAAAAAGAAATTGCCCGTTCGTTTTACGGGTCAGCACTTTACTATTGATAAAGTGCTAATAAAAGATGCAATAAGACAAGCAAATATAAGTAATCAGGATACGGTTTTAGATATTGGGGCAGGCAAGGGGTTTTTTACTGTTCATTTATTAAAAATCGCCAACAATGTTGTTGCTATTGAAAACGACACAGCTTTGGTTGAACATTTACGAAAATTATTTTCTGATGCCCGAAATGTTCAAGTTGTCGGTTGTGATTTTAGGAATTTTGCAGTTCCGAAATTTCCTTTCAAAGTGGTGTCAAATATTCCTTATGGCATTACTTCCGATATTTTCAAAATCCTGATGTTTGAGAGTCTTGGAAATTTTCTGGGAGGTTCCATTATCCTTCAGTTAGAACCTACACAAAAGTTATTTTCGAGGAAGCTTTACAATCCATATACCGTTTTCTATCATACTTTTTTTGATTTGAAACTTGTCTATGAGGTAGGTCCTGAAAGTTTCTTGCCACCGCCAACTGTCAAATCAGCCCTGTTAAACATTAAAAGAAAACACTTATTTTTTGATTTTAAGTTTAAAGCCAAATACTTAGCATTTATTTCCTGTCTGTTAGAGAAACCTGATTTATCTGTAAAAACAGCTTTAAAGTCGATTTTCAGGAAAAGTCAGGTCAGGTCAATTTCGGAAAAATTCGGTTTAAACCTTAATGCTCAAATTGTTTGTTTGTCTCCAAGTCAATGGGTAAACTGTTTTTTGGAAATGCTGGAAGTTGTCCCTGAAAAATTTCATCCTTCGTAG
- the floR gene encoding chloramphenicol/florfenicol efflux MFS transporter FloR — translation MTDKQKQRPAWAYTLPAALLLMAPFDILASLAMDIYLPVVPAMPGILNTTPAMIQLTLSLYMVMLGVGQVIFGPLSDRIGRRPILLAGATAFVIASLGAAWSSTAPAFVAFRLLQAVGASAMLVATFATVRDVYANRPEGVVIYGLFSSMLAFVPALGPIAGVLIGEFLGWQAIFITLAILAMLALLNAGFRWHETRPLDQVKTRRSVLPIFASPAFWVYTVGFSAGMGTYFVFFSTAPRVLIGQAEYSEIGFSFAFATVALVMIVTTRFAKSFVARWGIAGCVARGMALLVCGAVLLGIGELYGSPSFLTFILPMWVVAVGIVFTVSVTANGALAEFDDIAGSAVAFYFCVQSLIVSIVGTLAVALLNGDTAWPVICYATAMAVLVSLGLVLLRLRGAATEKSPVV, via the coding sequence ATGACTGATAAACAAAAACAACGCCCCGCGTGGGCCTATACGCTGCCGGCAGCACTGCTGCTGATGGCTCCTTTCGACATCCTCGCTTCACTGGCGATGGATATTTATCTCCCTGTCGTTCCAGCGATGCCCGGCATCCTGAACACGACGCCCGCTATGATCCAACTCACGTTGAGCCTCTATATGGTGATGCTCGGCGTGGGCCAGGTGATTTTTGGTCCGCTCTCAGACAGAATCGGGCGACGGCCAATTCTACTTGCGGGCGCAACGGCTTTCGTCATTGCGTCTCTGGGAGCAGCTTGGTCTTCAACTGCACCGGCCTTTGTCGCTTTCCGTCTACTTCAAGCAGTGGGCGCGTCGGCCATGCTGGTGGCGACGTTCGCGACGGTTCGCGACGTTTATGCCAACCGTCCTGAGGGTGTCGTCATCTACGGCCTTTTCAGTTCGATGCTGGCGTTCGTGCCTGCGCTCGGCCCTATCGCCGGAGTATTGATCGGCGAGTTCTTGGGATGGCAGGCGATATTCATTACTTTGGCTATACTGGCGATGCTCGCACTCCTAAATGCGGGTTTCAGGTGGCACGAAACCCGCCCTCTGGATCAAGTCAAGACGCGCCGATCTGTCTTGCCGATCTTCGCGAGTCCGGCTTTTTGGGTTTACACTGTCGGCTTTAGCGCCGGTATGGGCACCTACTTCGTCTTCTTCTCGACGGCTCCCCGTGTGCTCATAGGCCAAGCGGAATATTCCGAGATCGGATTCAGCTTTGCCTTCGCCACTGTCGCGCTTGTAATGATCGTGACAACCCGTTTCGCGAAGTCCTTTGTCGCCAGATGGGGCATCGCAGGATGCGTGGCGCGTGGGATGGCGTTGCTTGTTTGCGGAGCGGTCCTGTTGGGGATCGGCGAACTTTACGGCTCGCCGTCATTCCTCACCTTCATCCTACCGATGTGGGTTGTCGCGGTCGGTATTGTCTTCACGGTGTCCGTTACCGCGAACGGCGCTTTGGCAGAGTTCGACGACATCGCGGGATCAGCGGTCGCGTTCTACTTCTGCGTTCAAAGCCTGATAGTCAGCATTGTCGGGACATTGGCGGTGGCACTTTTAAACGGTGACACAGCGTGGCCCGTGATCTGTTACGCCACGGCGATGGCGGTACTGGTTTCGTTGGGGCTGGTGCTCCTTCGGCTCCGTGGGGCTGCCACCGAGAAGTCGCCAGTCGTCTAA